CACCGACCATTCGTCTTCAGGTCTGGACTACGAACCCCAGCTCGATGACTCCACCGATGAAGAACtggatgaagatgccaCGGAAGTCGAAACCCCCCATGAAAAATCTCTACTAGAAGAACCCCAAGACATCTCCATCGCCCCAGAACCGCCGATACGGCAGATTCTGCCGTGGAAACAAGCGTTTTTGCTGGTGCTTGCCGGGATAACTTTGGCTGTGGTTGTGATTGAAGTGTGCTACATCTCAGTGGTGTACTCTCGGTCGAAGCACACGGGACACACCGTCGAAAACTACTACGAGGTGAACTCCAAGTTCGAGCAGCTCGGCTCACAAGTGTCACACCTTGCAAGTGAGCAcaaaaaccacaaaaagGCGGTGGAggagttggccaacaacCAAAAACACTTGCAGCAGAGTTACGAGCAGTTGTCTGACAACGTCATGAACCGGTTCCACGGCATGGAGAGCAGGTTTGAGACTCTTGACACAAACAAGTCCCAGATTAACGGCGTGATACAAGAAGTACGGGCGTTGAAGGTCCAGTTCGAAAGCGTAAATCTCGTTTCCAATCACACCGAGTTCGACCATAGACTCAACCTTTTGACCTCCAAATTGGACAGGTTGGTCGAGCTCAACGACAATATAGAAACTATCAAGGCCGACGTTCTCGCCACGTTATTTCAAGCCCTCCCCAGCCAGGTCCCTGTCtacaccaaaaacaataAAATCCACTATATCCCcgagttcaacaagttcttgtacaacttcATCGACAGCTACTTTAAAGAGCACGGCCCCACCGACTGGAACGCGTTTGTACGAGAAAACAAGGAGTCGTTGGACAAGTACGTCAAAGACCTCTTGAGCCAGAGTGGAGTTGATGGTATTGACAAAAGCAGGTTGCACCAACTAGTGGCCGAACAGTTGGCCCAGAATAACCAAGTCATCTtcgacaagttcaacaacttggtcGACAATCTCAATGTTGACACAAACTCAACCGTGAGTGTCAAACACGACAAAATCTTGCTCAGCAGCCTCTTGGAGATGTTTTCTGAAGGGTCCGTCAACACCAACTACGCTGACTATCGGCTCGGgaccaagatcttggggTTCTTAACGTCTGTGCCGTCCAACGACAAACCACTTCCACGCAAGCTTCTCCTTGGATGGTACGACTACTTGGTGCAATCGAGTCCTCTGTACACCTCGCTCAAGTTCAATGCCAATaatttgttggtggacGGAGGCAGCTCCTGGAGATGCCAAACTGACAAAAACGGCTTGTGTTCGGTGGGGATCAAGTTGTCCAGTCCCGTGATTATCACCGacgtggtggtggccaccGACTCCCAAGATTCGTCGCATAAGGCTATTTCAATCTACGTCAAACCTAAATCATCAAGTGATTATGAAACCATTGCCCGATATTTGAGCGATTTCAAGATGGGGTTTAAATTACCGCAAATATCCAACAAGTACCTCAAGAAATTTATTAAGGTAAAAGAAGCCAGCCTTGACAAGCCTATCAACCATATCAAACTCCCCATTAGTCTTGTAAATTTACAAGTACCAGCTCGAGATCTTTATGTGGAATTCCAAAGCAACCAAGAAGTCCTCGAGGTTCGTAATATTAAGGTTTACGGAATCAGCCAGTACCGGTCGCAGAAATACAGTCAAAAGATGGAGCTTTTAATTGACAACCT
Above is a window of Yamadazyma tenuis chromosome 1, complete sequence DNA encoding:
- a CDS encoding uncharacterized protein (EggNog:ENOG503P9XZ), whose translation is MSRFPGIPTVVGDTDDDASIHLNSKVGPARPLPQISPKEQEIANILSKPSAAPSSQYNEVFETYYRNGGHVAPAPEGDDVTDHSSSGSDYEPQLDDSTDEESDEDATEVETPHEKSLLEEPQDISIAPEPPIRQISPWKQAFLSVLAGITLAVVVIEVCYISVVYSRSKHTGHTVENYYEVNSKFEQLGSQVSHLASEHKNHKKAVEELANNQKHLQQSYEQLSDNVMNRFHGMESRFETLDTNKSQINGVIQEVRALKVQFESVNLVSNHTEFDHRLNLLTSKLDRLVELNDNIETIKADVLATLFQALPSQVPVYTKNNKIHYIPEFNKFLYNFIDSYFKEHGPTDWNAFVRENKESLDKYVKDLLSQSGVDGIDKSRLHQLVAEQLAQNNQVIFDKFNNLVDNLNVDTNSTVSVKHDKILLSSLLEMFSEGSVNTNYADYRLGTKILGFLTSVPSNDKPLPRKLLLGWYDYLVQSSPSYTSLKFNANNLLVDGGSSWRCQTDKNGLCSVGIKLSSPVIITDVVVATDSQDSSHKAISIYVKPKSSSDYETIARYLSDFKMGFKLPQISNKYLKKFIKVKEASLDKPINHIKLPISLVNLQVPARDLYVEFQSNQEVLEVRNIKVYGISQYRSQKYSQKMELLIDNLKQAPEPVRIYDDVSVLGSDETIS